Sequence from the Candidatus Desulfofervidus auxilii genome:
AACCTTAGCTATTCCTATGTATCCAGAATTAACCCTAGAACAACAAATATATGTAGTAGAAAAAATAAAGGAATTTTTTAATAAATTTTAACTCCTTTCTATTTCAAAGATTACCGTTCCTCCTCCTGTATACTTGCAAGGATCAAGACATTGAACATAAGCTTTATTGCCTTCTTTAGCTAACCCTAATTCAACTGGATTTACTCCTTTGTTTAATGCTACATAATAAGGCATTATAGCTGCTAAAGAATGCATACAGATAGCTGAAGTTTCTTTAAGATTAATCTTATAACCATCTTCAATAACAATTTTATCTCCTACTTTATAAACAGGACATTTACCAATAATTTCTTTGACTTTTATTATTAAACCCATTGTAATAAAATAATAAATCATTTGTTTTTATTGTCAATTTAGCAAGCATGTTATATTTATTCATCATAAAGATCTTCCTAATCAATTCTGTAACTGTAATATTTCTTCGTTTTGCTTCTTCTACTAAATCAAAGTCACTTTAGGATCTATTGATTAATTTTTGCTCTTGTTGTCATCTTTTATCTTTTATATTCTTATTAACACCTTTTTTCATTTACGAAGTGCACCTATGAAGCTTTATCGTTTTCCGTGATTCCAGTAATTAGGCTACTTTTTTAAAGATAGTTCTTCACTTGGTTTCTCTATAAAATCTTTTTCGTTATATGTATAAAGTTTATTAACACCATTGCTTATCAAAGTAGCTACTAAATAAATATCAAA
This genomic interval carries:
- a CDS encoding TIGR04076 family protein; translation: MIYYFITMGLIIKVKEIIGKCPVYKVGDKIVIEDGYKINLKETSAICMHSLAAIMPYYVALNKGVNPVELGLAKEGNKAYVQCLDPCKYTGGGTVIFEIERS